The Chitinophaga parva genomic sequence TATTATTCCGGAGCAGGTAGCCGAAAGGGAAGGAACTGCCAGTGTTACTGGCGTTCCATTCATCCCAGTTCAGATCACCTTTACTGTTGTAGATGGGAGGTGCATTGGGCGGAAGGAGAAAAATAGAAGGATCTGCATTCACGGCATCTACATGCGTATAGGAAAAGATGGTACCAAGGTTTACAGTGAGTTTCTGGTTGTCGCTGCGGTGGCCAATGTTGGCTCCCAGTGTGGCCTGCTGGTTAGATCCCCGCGTGCTCAGTACATCCACTTGCCTGCCGTAGTTGCCGCTGATGCGGAAAGTATTGCGGGCATCACCTCCGGAAAGGCTGGTGTTCACCATGGTTTGGCTGCCGGTGCCCAGCAGTACTTTTTGCCAGTCCGTGTAGCGGGTGGTATCCCAGGCTACCAGGTCCGGTGCGTTGGCTATGGTGGGGGTAATGCCATCATTCTTAAAAGCCTCGCGGCGCATGGCCAGGTATTGCTGGGTATTCAGCATATGGCGGCGGTGCGGCACATCGATGTAGCCTTCATTCACATCCAGTGAGAAATTGGTTTTGCCTGGTTTGCCTTTTTTCGTGGTGATCAGGATCACCCCATTGGCCGCGCGGGAACCATAGATGGCGGTGGCATCCGCATCTTTTAATACTTCAATACTTTCAATATCGTGTGGGTTCATGCTGAACAGGGGGCTTTGCCCACCGGTAGCAGACATGCCTCCCTGTACGAAGCCGGAAGAAATGCCGCCGTTATGATACGATCCCGGCAGATCCAGCACCGTCATGGGCACACCGTCTATCACGTACAGTGGGTCCGAAAGAAAGTTAGTGCCCAGCGAATTGCGGCCCCTGATCTCCACTTTCACCGGTGCATTGGCATAACCACTGGTTTGCGTGATGAGCAGGCCGGGGGCCTGGCCCTGCAAGGCCAGCAAAGGGTTGAGCACCGGTTGTCTTTCAATATCCTTGGCCGTGATGCGGGTAATATCGCCGGTGGCCACGCGCTTGCTGGTGATACCATACGCCTGCACCACTGCCTGGTCCAGCTCACTGGTGGCGGGTTTCAGCTTTATGGAAAATTGTGCTCTCAGTGCGGCTATCTGCACGGATTGTTTCTGGTAGCCAATGCAGGAAATGGTGAGCACATCGTTATCATTCACATCCTTCAGCGTGAACAAACCCTTCTCATTGGTTTGTGTGCCCTTGCTGGTGCCGGCTACCACTACGTTTACCGCTATGAGCGGCGTGCCATCCCTTTCGTCAGACACAATGCCGGATATTTCCGGTGCCTGCGCCTTCACTTCATTGAGTTGCTGGGGCGCATCCGTTTTCCGGAAGATCACGATGGTGGTGCCAACAATATTGTAGGTGACAGGCAGGCCGGATAAAACTGTTTTCAGGAATGCCGCCAGTGGCTGTTTCTGTGCATTCACGGCCACGGTAACCGAAACATCCACCTGGTCGGGATTGAAGATCACGACGTAGCCGGACTGTTTCTTGATCTCCGCAAACACCTGTTGCAGCGTGGCTTTTTTGCTGCTATAGGTGATGGCCTGTGCGCCAGCTTTTGTGGAGATCCCAAGGCAGACGAGCAGCAACAAAGCCACTGCCAGCAGTCTTCCTGCCGTTGGCCGTTTGCAAAAATTTAAAGCTGGAATCATGACAATTTTGGTTGAGTAGATAATTGGTTGATCATTGATGCACGTGTCCCGTGCGCCCCCGTGCAGGAGGTAGTTGACATATATCATGTTCGTCAGAAGTGAACAAAGCTCCGCCAGTAGCTTTCCAGCTTCAATTCCGAACAAGATCAAAACGTTTGTGATGTCACATCCTTAAAACAGCAGGTATAGTCTACATGACAACATGTTATGGTGTTACGATCAATTGCCTGCCTTCGAGCCTGTAATGCAGTCCCAGATTACGAAGTACTGAAAGCGCCTGTTCCAGGTCGAGGTCCCTTTTTATTTCACCGCTGAGCGGGAGGTGTGGTATTCCCGTTTCATACACCACTTCCAGGTCGTACCAGCGGGCCACTTGCCTTAATACTTCATCGAGTGAGGTGTGGTCAAAGCGGAATAGTCCATCTTTCCAGGCCACGGTGGTGGCGGTGTCCGCGCTGGTGACCTGGAGTTGTGCGTCTTTGATCACTGCCTGTTGCCCCGGGTGCAGTACTGCGGAGGCATCCTGCACGTGCATTCTCACACTACCCTGTAATAAAGTGGTGCGGATGCCCGGTTCATCTGCATAAGCATTTACGTTGAACGCGGTGCCCAGCACCTCTACCGATGCTTTCCCTGCTACATTCACGACAAACGGCCTGGCGGCGGCTTGTTTGATCTCGAAATAAGCTTCGCCGGTCATTTTCACCTGGCGGGAGGTTTCGTTGAACGCGGTAGGGTAGGTGATGCTGGAGCCAGCATTCAGCCATACGATGGTGCCATCGGGGAGGAGCAGTTTATATTGCCCGCCCTTGGGCGTGGTGAGCGTATGCAGTTCCGCACTGCCGGCTTGTCCCTGGTAGTCCAGTTCACCTTTGTGGTTATCCACCAGGAGGTCACCACTGCGAACGATATTCCCGTGCGCGCTATCCAGTTGGATCTGTGTACCGTTGCCCAGGGTCAGCGTGGCATAGTTGCCATGTTTACCGGGCTTGATCACATTGCCTGCCAGCGGTGTGGCCGGCCGCTGGCGCATGACCAGTATGGTAGCAGTTCCGGCAACAGCCACCAGCAAAGCCGCTGCTGCGGCATATTGCAGCCAGCGCCGGCGCATGCGCACCACCGGGGTGGTGCTTTCCATGAGGCGGTGCAGGATGCGGTCACCGGCGCCGGGCAGCAATGCCGGCGGCGCTGCAAAAGAGCGGTGGTATGCCTGCTCCAGTAAGGATTCCAGTGCAGGATCAGTACTGTCAGGGTTTTCCCGGAACCATGCAAACAAAGTGACGCTTTCGGGATCTGTGAGGGTCCCGTCCAGCAGTTTTTGAAAGAGGTCTTTAGGAAAATTACTTGGCGCCATAACTATAAGACAAACGGATGAGGGAAATGGGTGGATGGAATTTGAAAAAAAACGGAAATTTTTATTTCAGGGATACGAGCAGGATGAGGAGAGAGATATTGCCATGTTCCAGCAGGTAGTCGCGAATGGACTTTACCGCCAGGGAAAGGTGTTGTTTAAAGGTATTGCGGGAAATATGCATCATGGCGGCGGCTTCCTCGTAACTTCTGCCCTGCTGGCGGCAGAGGATGAATGCTTCGCGGCGCTGGGGTGGCAGGCTGTCCAGGGCCTTTTGCAGGAGGGCTTCATACTGTTTGGTTTCCAGCGCATTCATGAGGGGCTGGTCCGTGGCATCGAGAGAGAGCCGGTGGAGCAGCTCATCGCGGATGGTATCGTAGAGGGCCAGGCGGTTTAGTTGGTTCAGGGCCGTGTTGCGGGCCAGGCGGTATAAATAGCTGTCGAACGACTTGCGGATATCCAGCTGGGCGCGCACTTCCCAGATCTTCAGGAATACATCGTGCACCAGGTCTTCCGTCAACGCGGGATTCCGGGTGAATTTGAGCAGATAATTATAGATACCAGCGTGGTATTGCTGGTAGATGGTGGTAAATGCCTCCCGGTCACCGAGGGCTAATTGTTGCAATAGCGCCTGTTCATTCATCAAGGTGGTCGCACCGGCTCCCTTTTGCCGGTGCGACGGTAAATTTAATATTAAAATTCAATATCGTCCGCCACATTACCACCTTGTGCCTGGGCAAACTGCTGCTGGTATTTAGCCTTGTATGCCTGCTGCTGCGCCGTATAGGCCTCAAAGTTGGCTTCCAGGTCTTTATGGATCTGCTCATTCCAGCGCGACGCTGCGATCTGGAAATCTCCCAGCGTAATGCCGTAGGTATCAGCGATCCACTGTGCGCCATCCAGGCCATATTCGTATGCCACGCTCCTGGCCACTTCCAGTTCCTGGTAAAAATCTTTATCCGATTTTATCCGGTCTGTATTTGCATTTCCCGCGCCGGAGGCGTTTGGCGCCGGGTTGCTGAATTTGGGGTGCTGGTCTGCCTGGCCAAAATACTGGCCAAACAGGGTCACGATCTGGAAGGAGCTGTCCTGCTTCATACGTTCGGGCCACAACAGGTTGGCCTCCTGCCATACCGGTACTTCCACGCCCAGGGCTTTTGCCACGTCCTCTTCACTGAGGCCACTGCCTAATTTTGCGCAGGCTGCGCTGTAATCTTCCAGGGTAATGCCGTGAATGGGGGCTAATAACGGATTTTCAGACATAGTGATTTAATTTATAAATGGTTAAAAAAGTGGCGCTTGCAATAATCGTTCGTAGAATTTTTCATTCTCCCCGGCCATATCCGGTACGATCTTGTTCCACTCGTCAAACATGGCCCGCAGGTATTTTTTATACAGTGCAGCGTCCCTGGGTTGGCTATCCTCATATGCCTTGCGAAGCGCTGCAGTACGTTGCTCTGCCAGTGCCCTTGCATTGTGAAGCGCCATCCTGGCGGTGGTAGACGGATGGAAAGTATTTTGAGACTGGCAGAACGGGCAGGTGATGTAGGTATCAATGAAGAACATTTTTTCAATGGTGATGCTACCACCACATTGCCTGCAGGTAAACTGGTCCTTGATCTTTTCAAAGTCCTGGAGTGCTTGCTGGTAGGCACTTTCCAGGTCCTGCTCCCCGGCCGCGTGGCGCAGCTGGTCCAGGGCCCCGTTGAGTTTTATGTCAAACAGGTCGTGCCGGTGCAGGCAGGCCATCCTGAAATCGTGCAGGTGTTTGCGGTATTCGCTTCCCGCGTGGCTGGTGAAGGGAGGCAGCATTGCCTCACAACTGTACAGGAAGGAAAGGATATTGTCCTCTTTCACCGCGTTCGCTTTGTCGCGCATATTGTTCACCTGGCCCAGTAGCCCGTGTAACATGTGATAATGGGAGCGCTTGTAAGGGTCTGTGTCTTCCTGGAATACCTGCCGCAGTTCGGGGAGGGCGGCGCTGGTGAGCTCCAGCAGGCGGGCTTCCAGTTTGTCGAGGAAAATGAACCAGCGTTCCTGCCTGGATTGCAGCTCCGCCAGCATTTCCGGGTTGCTGTATGGCTGCTTAAAAAGATCAAACATGTGTCAGGAATTATTTTCTTTCCGGATATGAATGCCGTCTGTAAGGGTGGTGTGCATGAATGCAAAACCGCAATAAGCACAGTGGGTAAGCCCTTTATGATAGGCCCGCCCGGCGCCACAATTGGGGCAATCGCGGATATCCATTTTGGCTTCC encodes the following:
- a CDS encoding FecR family protein, giving the protein MAPSNFPKDLFQKLLDGTLTDPESVTLFAWFRENPDSTDPALESLLEQAYHRSFAAPPALLPGAGDRILHRLMESTTPVVRMRRRWLQYAAAAALLVAVAGTATILVMRQRPATPLAGNVIKPGKHGNYATLTLGNGTQIQLDSAHGNIVRSGDLLVDNHKGELDYQGQAGSAELHTLTTPKGGQYKLLLPDGTIVWLNAGSSITYPTAFNETSRQVKMTGEAYFEIKQAAARPFVVNVAGKASVEVLGTAFNVNAYADEPGIRTTLLQGSVRMHVQDASAVLHPGQQAVIKDAQLQVTSADTATTVAWKDGLFRFDHTSLDEVLRQVARWYDLEVVYETGIPHLPLSGEIKRDLDLEQALSVLRNLGLHYRLEGRQLIVTP
- a CDS encoding RNA polymerase sigma factor, with the translated sequence MQQLALGDREAFTTIYQQYHAGIYNYLLKFTRNPALTEDLVHDVFLKIWEVRAQLDIRKSFDSYLYRLARNTALNQLNRLALYDTIRDELLHRLSLDATDQPLMNALETKQYEALLQKALDSLPPQRREAFILCRQQGRSYEEAAAMMHISRNTFKQHLSLAVKSIRDYLLEHGNISLLILLVSLK
- a CDS encoding DUF6620 family protein, with amino-acid sequence MSENPLLAPIHGITLEDYSAACAKLGSGLSEEDVAKALGVEVPVWQEANLLWPERMKQDSSFQIVTLFGQYFGQADQHPKFSNPAPNASGAGNANTDRIKSDKDFYQELEVARSVAYEYGLDGAQWIADTYGITLGDFQIAASRWNEQIHKDLEANFEAYTAQQQAYKAKYQQQFAQAQGGNVADDIEF